The following are from one region of the Mustela lutreola isolate mMusLut2 chromosome 7, mMusLut2.pri, whole genome shotgun sequence genome:
- the LOC131837108 gene encoding peptidyl-prolyl cis-trans isomerase A-like has product MTTCRCCCTRAACAYHGHRIVFLDITVDSKHFGHVSFKLFADRAPKTAKNFCALSTGGKGFGYKGACFHRIILGSTCQGGDFTCHNGTGSKSIYGEKFDDKNFILGHTGPGIFSMANVKPYINSSQFFICSANTEWLESKYVFFGKVKEGMNTIKAMECFGARNGKTSKMITIADYGQM; this is encoded by the exons ATGACCACTTGCAGATGCTGCTGCACCAGGGCTGCCTGTGCCTACCATGGTCACCGCATTGTGTTCTTGGATATCACGGTGGATAGCAAGCACTTTGGCCACGTCTCCTTTAAGCTGTTTGCAGACAGAGCTCCAAAGACAGCAAAAAACTTTTGTGCTCTGAGCACTGGGGGAAAAGGATTTGGTTATAAAGGTGCTTGCTTTCACAGGATTATTCTAGGATCTACATGCCAGGGTGGTGACTTCACATGCCATAATGGCACTGGCAGCAAGTCCATCTATGGGGAGAAATTTGATGATAAGAATTTTAtcctgggg CACACAGGTCCTGGCATCTTCTCCATGGCAAATGTTAAACCCTACATAAATAGCTCCCAGTTTTTCATCTGCAGTGCCAACACTGAGTGGTTGGAGAGCAAATATGTGTTCTTTGGCAAGGTGAAGGAGGGCATGAATACTATAAAAGCCATGGAGTGCTTTGGAGCCAGGAATGGCAAGACCAGCAAAATGATCACCATTGCTGACTATGGACAAATGTAA